One genomic window of Paenibacillus xylanilyticus includes the following:
- a CDS encoding helix-turn-helix domain-containing protein, which translates to MNEQLPFISETSTLPLLSSMCRVRRGENFRVHGKTVSRPMLCLVLQGEGVLILNDQIHKARAHQLFVLEKGTTIEAASRSGITECILLSMNTVQLKQVRGEWKMISDPCLPFQWSTGPMPVRHEQQMVARMEQLYTAYQGVQQEHFINIHTQLHELLQYISENRLEANHEKVDPALERSIMYMHRFMGEGISMDQLAKIAGLTPSSYSRSFKKAKDMSPTDYLNRLRIEEAKQQLQLDLCSIKDVAESVGYGNEYYFNRKFKQAVGISPTIYMKREQLRVATASVLGLEHNLSSLGLEAIATLNGFTDQELSENEHQHKLTLQFNKLRQSKPDLIIADTHHEPYYDKLKSIAPTVLLEPVQDWKHIHFRIAELVGREKQALDHFKQLEFRTLDVGKRLQQFFDHERVTLVEVKPPMIRLQGTINHPLSQLLYTELGLQPAQIAPPEHQWVDYPAERIPLLDTDHLFIHRLSMHPASEKLLRRLKQTSSWNRSPAVLGGNVHDISSWLMMSWTPSGRHRIMDELIHIAEQHAALSHAGLIGQF; encoded by the coding sequence ATGAATGAACAGCTTCCCTTCATTTCTGAAACGTCAACTCTACCACTCCTCTCTTCCATGTGCCGTGTACGCCGTGGAGAGAATTTCCGTGTGCATGGCAAGACGGTTTCCCGGCCTATGCTGTGTCTTGTTTTGCAAGGAGAAGGTGTCCTGATTCTTAATGATCAAATACATAAAGCCCGCGCCCATCAACTATTTGTACTGGAAAAGGGGACCACGATTGAGGCTGCCTCCCGCTCCGGTATTACGGAATGTATTCTCCTATCGATGAACACGGTCCAGTTGAAGCAAGTACGTGGTGAATGGAAAATGATTTCTGATCCCTGCCTACCCTTCCAATGGTCAACGGGTCCTATGCCTGTTCGTCATGAACAGCAGATGGTCGCGCGCATGGAACAATTATATACAGCCTATCAGGGGGTTCAGCAGGAACATTTTATTAATATACACACGCAGCTCCACGAATTGTTGCAGTACATTTCCGAGAATCGTCTAGAAGCCAATCATGAGAAAGTCGACCCTGCCCTGGAGCGAAGCATTATGTATATGCACCGATTCATGGGTGAAGGCATAAGTATGGACCAGCTGGCCAAGATCGCCGGCCTGACTCCGAGCTCATATTCCCGCAGCTTCAAGAAGGCCAAAGACATGTCACCAACAGATTACCTGAATCGACTGCGGATTGAAGAAGCCAAACAACAATTGCAGCTGGATCTGTGTTCCATTAAAGATGTCGCTGAATCTGTAGGTTATGGCAATGAGTATTATTTTAATCGCAAATTTAAACAAGCTGTCGGTATCTCACCCACTATATATATGAAGAGAGAACAATTGCGAGTAGCAACGGCTTCCGTTCTGGGCCTGGAACATAACTTGTCTTCCCTGGGGCTTGAAGCGATTGCGACGCTAAACGGATTCACAGATCAGGAACTGAGCGAGAACGAACACCAGCATAAGCTCACTTTGCAATTCAACAAGCTTCGCCAATCCAAGCCTGATCTGATTATTGCTGACACCCATCATGAACCCTATTACGATAAACTGAAAAGTATTGCGCCAACCGTGCTCCTTGAGCCTGTTCAGGACTGGAAACACATTCATTTCCGTATTGCCGAGCTCGTTGGGCGGGAAAAACAAGCCTTGGATCATTTCAAACAGCTTGAATTCAGAACGCTGGATGTGGGCAAACGTCTGCAGCAGTTTTTTGACCATGAACGGGTTACACTAGTGGAGGTTAAGCCTCCAATGATCCGGTTGCAGGGTACGATCAATCATCCCCTGAGCCAATTGTTGTATACCGAATTAGGGCTGCAGCCTGCACAGATTGCTCCGCCAGAACACCAGTGGGTCGATTACCCTGCTGAGCGCATCCCTCTGCTGGATACGGATCACTTGTTCATCCATCGTCTCTCCATGCATCCTGCCAGCGAAAAACTGCTGCGACGGTTAAAACAGACGTCTTCATGGAATCGTTCGCCTGCTGTACTTGGTGGCAATGTACATGATATTTCAAGCTGGCTGATGATGAGCTGGACACCTTCGGGACGTCACCGGATTATGGATGAGCTTATACACATCGCAGAGCAGCACGCAGCCCTCTCTCATGCCGGACTGATCGGGCAATTCTAA
- a CDS encoding MurR/RpiR family transcriptional regulator has protein sequence MMEYSLLQKMKYAQQLTAQEKHIVDHILNNPEVVFESTAQELAQATYTSSSTIVRLCKKLGTQGYPDFQLKLALDYQRAPATLPPADHPFTEMEDVRSAMDSVPYLYHQALEETRRLLNVSVLQRVAKWVKESGRIDIYGSDMNYYLAQQACTKWNELGISAIAHNGPNMHYLNTMNPNVSTLSFVISHTGENQSMVDVAKILNEMNKNVIAITGNNHSSLSRQSTETLLSYGYNEQMRLSKMSSMVSVLYLFDILYMSSIRDSY, from the coding sequence ATGATGGAATACAGTCTGCTTCAGAAAATGAAATATGCACAGCAATTAACGGCACAGGAGAAGCATATTGTGGACCACATTCTGAACAATCCCGAAGTTGTTTTTGAATCTACGGCTCAAGAACTGGCTCAAGCCACCTATACAAGCTCATCAACCATTGTCCGTTTATGCAAAAAGCTGGGTACCCAAGGGTACCCAGACTTTCAATTAAAGCTTGCCCTCGATTATCAGCGGGCTCCTGCCACGCTTCCACCTGCGGATCATCCCTTTACCGAAATGGAGGATGTACGTTCCGCGATGGATTCCGTACCTTACCTTTATCATCAGGCATTGGAGGAAACACGTCGTCTGCTGAACGTTTCTGTGCTGCAGCGAGTCGCCAAGTGGGTGAAGGAATCCGGCCGGATTGATATCTACGGCAGTGATATGAACTACTACCTTGCACAGCAGGCCTGCACCAAGTGGAATGAACTGGGCATCTCCGCTATCGCGCACAACGGTCCGAATATGCATTATCTGAACACAATGAACCCCAATGTATCCACACTTTCCTTTGTCATTTCACATACCGGTGAGAATCAGTCGATGGTTGATGTCGCCAAAATTCTGAACGAGATGAACAAGAACGTCATTGCGATCACAGGTAATAACCATTCCAGTTTGTCCAGACAATCTACCGAAACCCTTCTCAGCTATGGCTACAATGAGCAAATGAGGCTTTCCAAAATGTCCTCTATGGTTTCTGTACTTTATCTCTTCGATATCCTGTACATGAGCAGCATTCGTGACAGCTATTAA
- a CDS encoding Gfo/Idh/MocA family oxidoreductase yields MIESGKLGNIVEIQSHYDYFHPQYNRKGFGLLHGLAVHTIDQLISLYGEADWIDFDVRSLVAPGESDDYIDIDFRYGRMKATIKCSLLVKIEYPKFIIHGDRGSFVKHSSGHQSKNEAGPTSVSYDIEPETNWGTLSYVDEKGGAHTENVPSEVTDYGMLYEKLLEAIRHHGEKPVKDHEVLYVLDILYAGVEAAKKAR; encoded by the coding sequence GTGATCGAGAGCGGTAAGCTGGGCAATATTGTAGAGATCCAGTCCCACTATGATTATTTTCATCCGCAATACAATCGCAAAGGATTTGGGTTATTGCATGGTTTGGCGGTGCATACCATTGATCAGTTAATATCGTTATACGGTGAAGCAGACTGGATTGATTTTGATGTCCGAAGTCTGGTGGCGCCTGGGGAATCGGATGACTATATCGATATTGATTTCAGGTACGGCCGGATGAAAGCGACCATTAAGTGCAGCCTGCTTGTGAAAATCGAATATCCGAAATTTATCATACACGGAGACCGAGGCAGTTTTGTGAAGCACAGCAGTGGTCATCAATCGAAAAACGAAGCCGGACCAACATCGGTATCCTATGACATTGAACCCGAAACGAATTGGGGAACTTTGAGTTATGTGGACGAGAAAGGGGGGGCCCATACGGAGAACGTACCGTCTGAGGTGACGGACTATGGCATGTTATATGAGAAATTGCTTGAGGCTATCCGTCATCACGGTGAGAAGCCCGTCAAGGATCATGAGGTTTTATATGTACTGGACATTTTGTATGCTGGAGTCGAAGCCGCGAAAAAGGCCAGATGA
- a CDS encoding ABC transporter permease subunit, giving the protein MNNRQAIKALVRKDIRAITASIQLWLPMLIVPLIIGVTMPAILIWLASRVELRSIGNIGFLLDSLDILSSSGQIPELASMATDNHRIVYYLALYMFAPLFLIIPVMASSILTANSFAGEKERKTLEGLLFTPISMDTLFKGKVLAALIPSILLSWITFFIYGIIANILMYPMFGAMMFPNWNWIILVLWVVPSCSLMVILLNVLISAKVRGFQEAYQLGGLIVLPLLALIAGQASGMLLISPVLLLLIGAALLLISLVLLRLVSLWNSRQQLAESQI; this is encoded by the coding sequence ATGAATAATCGTCAAGCCATAAAAGCACTGGTACGCAAAGATATTCGGGCCATTACAGCCAGCATTCAGCTATGGCTCCCCATGCTGATCGTTCCGCTCATTATCGGGGTTACCATGCCCGCCATACTCATATGGCTCGCTTCCCGCGTTGAACTTCGTTCCATCGGAAATATCGGATTCCTGCTCGACAGTCTCGATATCTTAAGCAGCTCAGGACAGATCCCGGAACTGGCCTCCATGGCTACAGACAACCATCGCATTGTCTATTATCTGGCCTTATATATGTTCGCACCGCTGTTTCTGATCATTCCGGTGATGGCCTCCAGCATTCTGACAGCGAACAGCTTCGCAGGGGAGAAGGAACGCAAGACGCTCGAAGGTCTTCTCTTCACACCCATCAGCATGGATACCCTGTTCAAAGGCAAAGTACTGGCTGCTCTTATCCCTTCCATACTGCTGTCCTGGATTACCTTTTTCATCTATGGGATCATTGCCAATATTCTGATGTACCCCATGTTCGGAGCCATGATGTTCCCAAACTGGAATTGGATCATTCTTGTGCTGTGGGTGGTTCCGTCATGCAGTCTTATGGTCATTCTGCTCAATGTGTTGATCTCGGCCAAAGTTCGTGGATTTCAGGAAGCTTATCAGCTGGGAGGACTTATCGTTCTTCCTCTGCTGGCACTAATTGCTGGTCAGGCAAGCGGAATGCTGCTTATCAGCCCGGTATTGCTGCTGCTGATTGGAGCTGCGCTTCTGCTCATCAGCCTGGTCCTGCTTCGTCTGGTTTCACTCTGGAATAGTCGCCAGCAGCTGGCTGAGAGTCAGATCTGA
- a CDS encoding Gfo/Idh/MocA family oxidoreductase — protein sequence MLKIAIIGFGNAVVNYHLPYLEGREQIQVKTIYRREEDRVGDTEREGYYPGITFTTVLNDILHDPDIELIVVATHVDSHVEYAKLVLEHGKHVLVEKPFASTSAEAKEIFELAERKHLIAMANQNRRYDGDFLTLKKSDRER from the coding sequence ATGTTGAAGATCGCTATCATTGGATTTGGAAATGCCGTAGTGAATTATCATCTGCCTTATCTGGAGGGAAGAGAGCAGATCCAGGTGAAGACAATCTACCGACGTGAGGAAGACCGGGTGGGTGATACGGAGCGAGAAGGCTATTACCCGGGAATTACGTTTACTACAGTTCTTAATGATATACTGCATGATCCAGATATCGAACTGATTGTCGTCGCAACTCATGTGGACAGTCATGTTGAATACGCCAAACTGGTATTGGAACATGGCAAACATGTTTTGGTCGAGAAGCCGTTTGCCTCAACTTCGGCTGAAGCCAAGGAGATTTTTGAACTGGCAGAACGTAAACATCTGATCGCGATGGCAAACCAGAACCGCAGGTATGATGGGGACTTTCTTACTTTGAAAAAAAGTGATCGAGAGCGGTAA
- a CDS encoding Gfo/Idh/MocA family protein, with amino-acid sequence MNIATIGTGFIVDAILSAINEVDGVKCTAIYSRKRETGEPLADKYGVQTIYTDLNELYADPNVDFIYIASPNSMHYEQAYQALQHGKHVVCEKPFTTTALEAQTLIELAREKNLFLFEAISNIHLPNYNKVKEQLSKLGNIRFIQCNYSQYSSKYNLLLAGETPNVFNPEFSGGALMDINIYNLHFVMKMFGSPQTVSYTANRQVNGIDTSGVVVLKYPEFIAECVGCKDTSSFNFVLIQGEKGYIQVVGGANGCQEIKVQIGQEPLEIINVQAQSNWLYYEWEAFRNIYNNKDYTKCYELLSHSQSVMNILTEARKDAGIVFAADRV; translated from the coding sequence ATGAATATAGCAACGATTGGGACAGGATTTATTGTGGATGCCATTTTATCGGCAATCAATGAAGTGGATGGAGTGAAATGTACAGCCATTTATTCTCGAAAAAGGGAAACAGGAGAGCCACTTGCAGACAAGTATGGAGTGCAGACCATCTACACGGATCTGAACGAGCTCTATGCTGATCCGAATGTGGACTTTATTTATATCGCATCACCCAACAGCATGCATTATGAGCAGGCCTATCAGGCGCTTCAACATGGCAAGCATGTCGTCTGTGAAAAACCATTTACAACAACGGCCTTGGAAGCCCAAACGCTGATTGAGCTGGCCCGGGAAAAAAATCTGTTCCTGTTTGAGGCGATCTCAAACATCCATCTTCCTAATTACAACAAAGTGAAGGAGCAGCTGTCCAAACTGGGGAACATCCGGTTCATTCAGTGCAATTACAGCCAGTATTCGAGTAAATACAATCTGCTGCTTGCCGGGGAGACACCCAATGTATTTAACCCCGAATTCTCCGGTGGTGCACTGATGGATATCAACATCTACAATCTTCATTTTGTCATGAAGATGTTTGGCAGCCCGCAAACCGTATCCTATACAGCCAACCGACAAGTCAATGGAATTGATACATCAGGGGTGGTGGTTCTGAAGTATCCCGAGTTTATTGCGGAGTGTGTGGGATGCAAAGATACCAGCAGCTTTAATTTTGTCCTGATCCAGGGGGAGAAGGGATATATTCAAGTTGTGGGAGGAGCCAACGGGTGTCAGGAAATCAAGGTCCAGATTGGGCAGGAGCCCTTGGAGATCATTAATGTGCAGGCACAGTCAAACTGGCTTTATTACGAATGGGAAGCCTTTAGAAATATCTATAATAATAAGGATTACACGAAATGTTATGAGCTCCTCAGCCACAGTCAATCTGTGATGAACATATTGACAGAAGCGCGCAAGGATGCGGGGATTGTATTTGCTGCCGATCGGGTTTAA
- a CDS encoding DUF5050 domain-containing protein, whose amino-acid sequence MSKWFTGMQRKISTFLLFTLITAAMLGGGNAAQAASLNQSTVYYESDGVLYKVSGDGSNTTEVLLDFQGVDLVAAGSHLYYTSSETSTTLLRVPNDGSRDTAETFATEVLRYDTDNGFIYYMDAKGSIYRASGDGEPTSVKKIADKADTDFPLLAVIKGRVYYNALVNGNTWIVSKATNGSGTVQRIAEGAVESTYFMNPAKNKLQLMVNTNPYETYYSTNAVVMYTVNYSTGKASAVNPKAKLDVNAVYSGGWSSSFYVYNKGISLDSNKDYNYATGKAFALTTSGKTFQLHSKSIREISALGTDKAVIIDADKKAYAKTVSGSKVSKTTNLNLSNVNYVGDQLTNGTATLAYISGDNGLYAVSSALKVTKLVGDEWDTFHFRDDVPGIFYINAKDLYRLYHIQANGSGNKVLSEVFLDDILLVTPN is encoded by the coding sequence ATGAGCAAATGGTTTACAGGCATGCAGCGCAAGATCAGTACTTTCCTATTGTTTACACTGATCACTGCAGCAATGTTGGGTGGAGGTAATGCAGCACAGGCAGCTTCCCTCAATCAATCTACTGTGTATTACGAGTCAGACGGCGTACTGTACAAAGTATCCGGGGATGGCAGCAATACGACAGAAGTTTTACTTGATTTTCAGGGTGTGGACCTTGTAGCAGCAGGTTCTCACCTCTACTACACTTCATCTGAAACTTCCACAACACTGCTTCGGGTCCCCAATGACGGATCGCGCGATACCGCCGAGACGTTTGCAACCGAGGTTCTGCGTTACGATACGGATAACGGATTCATATATTATATGGATGCCAAAGGTTCGATCTATCGTGCGAGTGGTGATGGTGAGCCAACTTCCGTAAAAAAGATCGCGGACAAAGCAGATACGGATTTCCCGCTGCTGGCTGTCATTAAGGGCCGCGTTTATTACAACGCCCTCGTTAACGGCAATACCTGGATCGTCTCCAAAGCTACAAATGGCAGCGGAACGGTACAACGGATTGCTGAAGGCGCAGTGGAAAGCACTTATTTTATGAATCCGGCAAAAAACAAACTGCAGCTGATGGTTAACACCAATCCTTATGAAACCTACTACTCCACCAATGCTGTGGTCATGTACACCGTGAACTACAGTACAGGCAAGGCGAGTGCTGTGAATCCAAAAGCCAAGCTGGACGTGAACGCAGTATACTCCGGTGGCTGGAGCAGCTCGTTTTACGTGTATAACAAAGGAATCAGCTTGGACAGCAACAAGGATTATAACTACGCAACAGGCAAAGCCTTTGCCCTTACGACTTCAGGCAAGACATTCCAGCTTCATAGCAAAAGCATCCGAGAAATAAGTGCACTTGGCACAGACAAGGCAGTTATCATTGATGCAGACAAAAAAGCGTACGCAAAAACCGTGTCTGGCAGCAAGGTCTCCAAAACGACCAATCTAAATTTGTCTAACGTCAATTACGTTGGGGATCAGCTGACCAATGGCACAGCAACACTTGCCTACATTTCTGGCGACAATGGCCTCTACGCCGTAAGTTCGGCGCTCAAAGTAACCAAACTGGTCGGGGATGAATGGGACACCTTCCATTTCAGAGATGACGTTCCAGGCATCTTCTACATTAACGCCAAAGACCTCTATCGTTTGTATCATATCCAGGCGAATGGCTCAGGTAATAAAGTGTTAAGCGAAGTATTCCTGGACGACATTCTGTTGGTAACACCAAACTGA
- a CDS encoding ABC transporter ATP-binding protein — protein MIEVRSISKQFMEHQALRDVSFTIEPGSVTGLIGPNGSGKTTLIRIMNGVLGATSGSVTINGLDPSTHAEKVLAMCGTLTEQSGLYENMSGRDNLVFFADAFGVQQQSKRIDELVELFELQEYQHRKVGTYSTGMKKRLGLARVLLHRPSILFLDEPTNGLDPDGIQMVLRIIRRMNREENMTILVSSHVLSQLSAVCDRYIFMEKGRKVEEGSEQEIIHRYLTAPRLEVEAVLDDGWSAAAEFNPEILSADKAIFHLQSREEIPMLLRHLTTNGQVYQARLIGSDLESIYFAIREAHHHE, from the coding sequence ATGATTGAAGTTCGCAGCATATCCAAACAATTTATGGAGCACCAGGCCCTGCGTGATGTCAGCTTCACGATTGAACCAGGCAGTGTGACCGGATTAATCGGCCCCAACGGTTCAGGCAAAACGACACTGATCCGTATTATGAATGGTGTCCTTGGGGCAACAAGCGGATCTGTAACGATTAACGGATTGGATCCCTCCACCCATGCAGAGAAGGTGCTGGCCATGTGCGGCACACTCACGGAACAGAGTGGACTGTATGAAAATATGAGCGGACGCGACAATCTCGTTTTCTTCGCAGATGCCTTTGGTGTACAGCAGCAATCCAAACGAATTGACGAGCTGGTAGAGCTGTTCGAATTACAGGAGTATCAGCACCGCAAAGTGGGCACCTACAGCACAGGCATGAAGAAACGGCTCGGCCTTGCCCGAGTTCTGCTTCATCGCCCTTCCATTCTATTTCTGGATGAGCCGACCAATGGCCTGGACCCTGATGGGATTCAGATGGTACTCCGGATCATTCGCCGGATGAACCGTGAGGAGAATATGACCATTCTGGTCTCTTCGCATGTCCTGTCCCAACTCTCAGCCGTATGTGATCGATATATTTTCATGGAAAAGGGACGCAAGGTTGAAGAAGGCTCGGAGCAGGAGATTATACATCGTTATCTCACTGCGCCACGGCTTGAGGTAGAGGCCGTCCTGGATGATGGATGGAGTGCGGCTGCTGAGTTTAATCCGGAGATCCTCTCGGCGGACAAGGCTATTTTCCACCTCCAGTCCCGTGAGGAAATCCCCATGCTGCTCAGACATTTAACCACGAACGGCCAAGTCTATCAGGCTCGCCTAATCGGCAGTGATCTGGAAAGCATCTATTTTGCCATCAGGGAGGCACACCATCATGAATAA
- a CDS encoding HSP90 family protein produces the protein MAASNEYRFQVNLSGMIQILSNHLYSSPKVFLRELMQNATDAITARSEAEPGFQGEVRVELTGIGEQLTMMVEDNGIGLTEADIHEFLAMIGQSSKRGQQALLDGETSFIGRFGIGLLSCFMVSNEIVMLTQSAKGGPSMEWRGKPDGTYTIRQLETQLSPGTKVYLRCTPDAAHYFEPEYVKEALFYYGALLPYPVTLRSEGVQDIVNADSPVWLTQPELAKGRKAEVLAFGGRLLGETFEDFIPLTTASGRTGGIAFVLPHAVNLNAKRSHRVYLKRMLISEKAENILPDWAFFVKCLIWTDELQPTASREHFYENEKLEEVRSELGDALRQGLSDMAENQTERLKKLIRLHALSMKALAVQDQDFYAMIYRWLPFESTRGHRELGELMAEGETLYFTTTVDEYRQIHHVASAQSLLVINGGYIYDNDLMATLPLAVQNVHTERLQPDQVSLSFTDVSPAQRNDYYDALRLADSALQRFRCRAEVKGFKPEDLPVLFTLSQESSTLRALEKASEESTELFSSVLGSLSSGISSAGYSTLYLNVNNPIIQRVLTTPDSQMTPIAIEMLYVNALMMGHYAMNRQELEVLNQGIVRFIDWGLRANTDRKGDA, from the coding sequence ATGGCAGCATCCAATGAGTATCGTTTTCAGGTCAATCTGAGTGGCATGATTCAGATCTTATCGAATCATCTCTATAGCAGTCCCAAAGTTTTCTTGCGTGAGCTGATGCAGAACGCGACCGATGCCATTACAGCACGAAGTGAGGCGGAGCCCGGATTTCAAGGCGAAGTTCGTGTAGAGCTGACAGGCATAGGTGAGCAGTTAACGATGATGGTGGAGGATAACGGCATCGGCTTAACCGAAGCTGATATTCATGAATTTCTGGCGATGATCGGACAATCCTCGAAGCGTGGGCAGCAAGCCCTGCTGGATGGAGAGACTTCTTTTATCGGACGATTCGGGATCGGACTGTTGTCTTGCTTCATGGTGAGCAATGAGATCGTCATGCTGACCCAATCGGCGAAGGGAGGACCTTCGATGGAATGGCGCGGCAAGCCGGATGGAACCTATACCATTCGCCAGCTTGAGACCCAGTTATCCCCGGGGACCAAAGTATATTTGCGCTGTACGCCGGATGCCGCCCATTATTTCGAACCGGAATATGTAAAGGAAGCTTTGTTCTATTATGGGGCCTTGTTACCTTATCCCGTGACGCTTCGGAGCGAAGGTGTACAGGACATCGTCAATGCCGATTCGCCTGTGTGGCTTACGCAGCCGGAACTTGCCAAAGGGCGCAAAGCGGAGGTGCTTGCATTTGGTGGACGCCTGCTTGGAGAGACGTTTGAAGATTTCATCCCACTGACGACAGCTTCCGGGCGTACCGGAGGGATTGCATTTGTGCTTCCACATGCCGTTAATCTGAATGCCAAGCGTTCTCACCGGGTGTATTTGAAGCGGATGCTGATCTCGGAGAAGGCAGAGAATATTTTGCCGGATTGGGCTTTCTTTGTGAAATGTCTGATCTGGACCGATGAGCTTCAACCAACGGCTTCGCGTGAACATTTTTATGAGAATGAAAAGCTGGAAGAAGTACGCTCCGAACTTGGCGACGCCCTTCGTCAAGGACTGTCTGATATGGCGGAGAACCAGACAGAGCGCCTGAAGAAGCTCATCCGTCTGCATGCACTCTCCATGAAGGCACTGGCTGTGCAGGATCAGGATTTTTATGCAATGATATATCGCTGGCTGCCATTTGAGAGCACACGGGGCCACCGGGAACTGGGAGAGTTAATGGCGGAAGGAGAGACGTTATACTTCACGACTACGGTGGATGAGTATCGTCAGATTCACCACGTCGCGTCTGCGCAATCCCTGCTCGTTATTAATGGCGGATACATCTATGACAACGATTTAATGGCGACACTGCCACTTGCGGTACAAAATGTGCATACAGAGCGACTGCAACCGGATCAGGTTTCGCTTAGCTTCACGGATGTGTCTCCAGCCCAGCGCAATGATTACTATGATGCACTGCGTCTGGCGGATTCGGCTCTTCAGCGGTTTCGCTGCCGTGCCGAGGTGAAAGGGTTTAAACCGGAAGACCTGCCTGTACTGTTCACGCTATCGCAGGAATCTTCTACCCTTCGTGCATTGGAAAAGGCGAGTGAGGAGAGTACAGAACTGTTCTCTTCCGTACTGGGCTCATTATCCTCGGGCATCAGCTCTGCTGGCTACTCCACCTTGTATCTGAATGTAAATAATCCAATCATTCAGCGCGTGTTAACGACACCAGATAGCCAAATGACGCCGATTGCCATTGAGATGCTCTATGTGAATGCGCTAATGATGGGCCACTATGCCATGAACCGGCAGGAGCTTGAGGTGCTGAATCAAGGGATCGTTCGTTTTATTGACTGGGGTTTACGCGCAAATACGGATCGTAAGGGGGATGCCTGA